In Calditrichota bacterium, one genomic interval encodes:
- a CDS encoding MjaI family restriction endonuclease, producing MKTLITFAELRDLLAAPPPDLPTYVAPLLNLANRYAGATRPRVVGQMSTLIQEFEGHTFEERASWYQARFPNAIEDACRLIREKLFQFKGVLEGITDEMIRKWVEDLILAKTFVGLKYQEAILKKVAEVTGLAYRLATPAEEARGVDGVVGETEVSIKPSSWPTQVLQREDLGGVLITYEKKGDGVEIEFDPGQFRCQ from the coding sequence ATGAAGACGCTGATCACCTTCGCAGAACTACGCGATTTGCTCGCGGCTCCTCCGCCTGACTTGCCGACGTATGTGGCCCCGCTTCTCAATCTGGCCAATCGATACGCGGGTGCGACCAGGCCCCGTGTTGTCGGGCAGATGTCGACTCTGATCCAGGAATTTGAAGGGCACACATTCGAGGAACGGGCCTCTTGGTACCAAGCAAGGTTTCCAAACGCAATCGAGGACGCATGCCGACTCATCCGGGAAAAACTCTTTCAGTTCAAGGGCGTCCTAGAGGGTATCACCGACGAGATGATCAGGAAATGGGTCGAGGACCTCATCCTGGCGAAGACATTCGTGGGGTTGAAGTACCAGGAAGCCATTTTGAAAAAGGTGGCGGAAGTGACGGGGTTGGCCTATCGTCTGGCTACGCCAGCCGAGGAAGCACGCGGCGTCGATGGCGTCGTTGGGGAAACGGAGGTTTCCATCAAGCCTAGTTCGTGGCCCACGCAGGTGCTGCAACGCGAAGACCTGGGTGGTGTGCTCATTACCTACGAAAAAAAGGGAGACGGAGTAGAAATAGAATTCGACCCCGGACAGTTCCGATGCCAATGA